In Komagataeibacter sucrofermentans DSM 15973, the genomic window TGCACGGTCATGCGCTGCGCCATAGGCGGCGAGAAAGGCCTCGCGGTCCATGGCCTGCCCAGCTGCGCCACAATGGGCGTGGATGAAGTCCACCATACCGCTTTCAAAATCGATCAGGGTTCCAACCACATCAAATGTCAGTACTTCAGGCCATGATTTCATGTCAGCACTCCTTGCCGCGATTGCTGTAATTCAGCGGCATCCCATTATCTGAAGGCAAGTCCTTCATGAATCATGCCTATCATTACGAACTAGGAATATAATGCTGAACACCACATGATTTTCAGCGCTTTGCGCCGTTCTGCCCGGGCCGGATAGGGCAAAAGCCAAGGCATTGCGCCTGTGCGCCTAGCGCCGCATGAGCCACAGGATGCACGAAACAAGGAGGCTGATGAGCAGGCCACTCGTTATTGGCATATAAAGGGTGAAATTTGGCCGCTGTATCAGAATATCGCCCGGTAGCCTGCCAAAGGGCAGGCGCGACAGGAAAGGCCAGAACAGGCCTGCGGCCACAAGAAGCACGCCTGCGGCAATCAGAATGCGGGGCATCGGGTATGATCCAGTCCAGTCATGATCGGCTTGTCCGTGCCTGTGTCATATACACGGTCTTCTGTCATGAAAATGGAGATCATGATGCCAGGATCAAGCCCTGCTCCCGCACGGCATGTGCAGGCTGCATGCGCAATGCCCCATATTCTGCTGTTTCATGAGCCGGGACGACATGGAATATCGTTTTTACATCGAAATATAATCAAATGGTGCATGGCAGGTGTGTCATCGTATCGTTAATGAAACGCTTGTGCTTCAACTGGCTTCATGAAGGGATTGAATGAAACAGGATCATCAATTCAATATATATCATATTACATATCGTAAAATGTACATGAGCTTAAAGTAAGGTTACTTTATGCTTCCGGTCAGCCCCGGAGGCATGATGCATTTTTCGAAATGATGGAGCGCATGATGAAATTAAAAGACTTCAAGGTTCTGACCTTTGACTGTTACGGCACCCTGATTGATTGGGAAACGGGCATCATCAACGCCCTGACCCCCCTGACATCACGCCTCAGGACGCCGCTCAGCCGCGATGCCATCCTGCAGGCACATGCCAAATATGAGTCCCGCCAGCAGAAATGGACTCCCGGCCGCCCCTATCCGGCCATTCTGGCCAGTGTCTATCGCCGCCTTGCTGAGGAGTGGGGCGTGCCGCATACCATTTCCGAAGCGCAGGATTACGGGCAGTCCGTTCCGAACTGGCCTGCATTCCCCGATAGCACCGAAGCGCTTCAGTATCTCAAACAGCATTTCAGGCTGGTGATCCTGTCCAATGTTGATGCCCGTTCCTTCAGTGGCAGCAATGCGCGGCTGAATGTCGTGTTTGATGGCATCTACACCGCCGAGGATATCGGGTCGTACAAGCCGTCCATGCGCAATTTTGAATACATGCTCGAATATCTTGCCGACCTCGGGCTGGGGCCGTCAGATGTCTTGCACACGGCGGAAAGCCTGTTCCACGACCATCAGCCTGCCAACAAGGCGGGGCTGGCCTCGTGCTGGATCTACCGCCGCCATGCGCAGGACGGGTTCGGGGCGACGATGGACCCCGGTGCGATGCCGAACATTGATTTCCGCTTCAATTCCATGGCGGAACTCGCCGAGGCCCACAGGAAAGAGATGGCCGAAGGCTGAGGCCCGTTTCCCTGTCATCATTTCCCGATATCCCAGGTGTTGAGGTCATGTATGAAAAGCAGCGATAAACGACTGGGCATGGGCGCCGCGATTTCACGGCGTGATCTCATTCATGGCCTTGGCGCAACCGCGCTTGGCGCTGCCATGACCCGATCGGGCGCGAGCCAGGCCGCCACACCCGAGAGCGTGCAGGCAGCCCTGAGCAATTACGCGGGCCCGATTGCGGATGCCGCGACCTATCCCCCATTGCGCGAGGGCATGCGCGGCGCCCATCCCGGTGCGTTCGAGGCCGCGCATGGCCGCCGTGATGGCATGGCTTATCCTGCTCCGGTCCCGACCGGCGAAACCTATGACCTTGTGGTGGTTGGCGGCGGGCTGAGCGGGCTTGCCGCGGCCTGTTTCTACCGTCGGCGCTTCGGGCCGGAGGCGCGGGTTCTGGTGCTCGACAATCATGACGATTTCGGGGGGCATGCCAAGCGCAACGAGTTTGTCAGTGATGGGCGCACGCTCATGACCACCGGGGGCTCGGCCTATTTTGTCGCGCCCGATCAGTGGACGGATCAGGCAAAGGCATTCGTCAAAAGCCTTGGCGCCGATTTTACGATCAAACGCAAGGAAACCAGCCCTTTCGCCGCGTTGGGCATGCGGCCTGCAACCTTTCTGTCGCGTGGCAGCGGGGGCGACGGGCGGCTTTACCCGCATGTCCGTTTTACCGCGCCAACGCCCGAGTTCCTCAAGGCTGCGCATCTGCCGCAGCGCGTGCGCCAGGATCTCGCCGCGGTCTATCACGGCACGGTCGATTATATGGCGGGCATGACCACGGCGCAGAAAATCGCGCGCCTGCAATCCATAACATACAAGCAGTACCTGCTGGATTACGTGAAGGTAGCCCCCGAGAGCCTGCCGTGGCTACCGGGCGTGTGGTGCATGAGCAAGACCGCCGCCAGCGCCTGGTTTGCCTATTTCCGCTATGCCCCGGGTTTTTCAACGCTGGGGGTGGCGCGCGCGCCCTATTCGCCCGAGGCCCCGGAGGACGAGGCGGCTGACTTTCATATGCCCGCAGGCAATTCGGATCTGGCGCGGCTTATGGTGCGCGAACTCGTGCCGCAATCCCTGCCGCAGGGCACATGGCAGTCGCTGGAAACGGTGCGGCTGCGCTATGACATGCTTGACCGCCCGAAGGCCCCGGCCCGCATCCGGCTCAACAGTATTGTGGTGCGTGTCCAGCATGTCGGAGTGGCCCCGGTGGGGCTGTTTGAACCCGAAACGCGCCCGGTCGCAGTGGATTACATGCGTGATGGCAAATGCAGCCGCGTAATGGCGAAGAATGTCATTCTGGCGGGCAATAACAACATGATCCCCTATCTTTGCCCCGAAATGCCCGAAGAACAGAAAGCCGCCCAGCACAAGGCCGTGCGCGCCGCCAACCAGATAACCACCGTCCTGATCCGCAACTGGGAGGCCTTCCGCAAGGCCGGGGTGACGCATGTGGATACACCAACCGGCTTCTTTGGCAGTTTTGCCCTATCTGTGCCGTGGGCGCAGGATGATGGGGTGCCGGATATGGACCCCGGCAAGGGCGTTATCGTTATCTTCATGACCGGGACCAATTCCGGAATTCTCAATAACGAAACCATGACACGCGCCATCATGGGCACCGACATGCCCGACAACCTGACCATGCAGCAGCAGTTCAGGATGGTCAGGATGGGCCTGCTCCAGACACCCTTCGCGGTTTTTGAACGCGCCGTGCGCACCCAGATGAATGATGCGCTTGGCCCCTATGGGTTTGATGCTGCGCGTGACATTGTGGGCATTACCGTCAATCGCTGGCCGCATGGTTTTGCCATGGCGCAGAATTCGCTGTTTGATCCGCCCAGCCCGACGGGTGAGCAGCCCTGCGAGATCGCCCGCCGCCAGTTTGGCCGGATCTCCATCGCCAATAGCGATGCCTCGGGGCAGGACCTGTGCAATACCGCCATCGATCAGGCCTGGCGCGCGGTAGAAGAAATGGTGCCCCATAATTACGGTTACTATAACAGGATATAGTCATATCCACGATGGGCGACCCTATTGTTGTCTCCTGTCGTGGCATGGAGCAGAATGCACATGTACAGGAAATATTTCTCCACCGTGTTCAGGTCACGCTGGCCCGGGGCCGCGATGGGCCTGCTGGTTGTGGCCATGATGTCGGGAGCACCAGCCGCCAGGGCGGCGGAAGAAGCATGGCGTGGCACCGATGCGCGCGAGCAGGTGTCCGCCGCGCTGCTCGGGCCGTGGAAAGCTGACATTGCCGCCTCGCATTACACCGACCCGCCACCGCGCAAGGCGCTGCGGTTCTTTTCCTATACGGAGGGGGGAAAGGTCCTTGTCTCCTTCATGACGCTGAATGCCAAGGGCCAGTTCAGTTCCGGGCACTGGGCTGCTCAGGTCGATGGCACGCCCGGCATCGAGTATCACAGCCAGGGCGGCGCGATCCCGTTCAATGTCGTGTATTTTACAAAAGTCGATGATGACAATTACCACCTTGTTGTCAAAAGGAATGGCAAGGTGGAAATCACGGCGGATTACGCTCTCTCCAGAGATGGCAGGACACTCTCCTATCGTTATGGGGGCACGGTGGTTGTCTATCACCGTTGGGACATGATGGAATAAGGCCTGATGCTTCCGGCGCACTATGAGCCCATTACGTCGGAAAAACATCTGCACCATTTGCCCTGTTATTATGATGGAGAGTGAGCCCCATGGAAAAAATAAGCTGGAATGATTTTGAAAAAGTCCTGATCGTTGCGGGCACGATTGTTCGTGTCGAGGATTTTCCCGAAGCCCGTAAGCCAGCCTACAGGATATGGGCTGATTTCGGCCCTTATGGCGAACTGAAAACCAGCGCGCAGTTTACAAAACTGTATGACCGCGACACGCTGGTGGGGCGGCAGGTGATCGGGATCATCAATTTCCCCGAAAAGCAGATCGGCCCCTTCCGCTCGCAGTTCCTGCTATCGGGTTTTGAAACGCCGGAGGGCGTTGTGCTGGCATCGATCGAACGCAGCGTGCCCAATGGCACCCGGCTGAGCTGAATCCTGCACATATAATATTTCACAAAAGAAACAATAATAAACGCTACAAGTTAAATATATGCCAGTATTATAAATGTCTGGAAACGATACGGGCTGGTCATGGCCAATGAAAAACCACCCGTCATGACCAGTATTCTCCCAACCTTGCAGGGAATGGTACACGGCATGGGCGATACGGCTGGTTCTTCTTATTCCAATCATGCCCTGTCCACGCTCAGGCAGCGTCATGTCATCATGATCGCCCTCGGCGGGGCCATCGGGGCAGGGCTGTTTGTGGGTAGCAGCGCTGCCATTGCCGCAGCCGGACCGGCCGTGCTGGTGGCGTTCGTGGCGGTGGGGCTGCTGGTCATGCTGGTCATGCGCATGCTGGGTGAAATGGTAACGGCCCGCCCTGGCCGGGGCTCGTTCGTGGCCTATATCCGTGAGGCTCATGGCAATGGGGCGGCATTTACCGCAGGCTGGCTGTACTGGTTTTTCTGGCTGGTCGTGCTGGGTAGCGAGGCGATTGCTGGCGCCATCTTGCTGCATGAAAGCATCAACCTGCCTGTCTGGTTGCTGGCAACGGGCCTGATTGTCACGCTCATGGTTATCAATCTGGTAGCCGTGCGCATATTTGGCGAATGTGAATTCTGGCTGTCCATGGTCAAGGTGGTCAGCATCGTCGTGTTCGTGCTGGTGGGCAGTCTGGCTGTCGGGCACGTGCTGGGGCCGCCAGTGCCGGTAGTGCACAACCTGCTGGGGCATGGCGGTTTCATGCCACATGGCAGTATTGCGGTGCTTTCTATTGTTCCTACCGTCCTGTTTACCATGATCGGCTCTGAAATCGCGACGGTGGCAGCAGGAGAAACAGCAGAGCCTGCCCGGAATGTCGCGCACGTAACCCGTAGCCTGGGCACGCGGCTGACGTTGTTCTACAGCCTCTCGATCGGCCTGATCCTGATGATCGTGCCGTGGAGCGATATTGTGCCGGGGCATTCGCCCTTTGTCATGGCCATGCAGGCCATGCACATTCCTGGCGCTGCGGCAGGCATGCGTATCGTGGTGCTGACGGCAGTGATCTCGTGCATGAATTCCAGCCTGTACATCACATCACGCATTCTGGCGGAACTGGCACGCCATGGGGATGCTCCGGCAGCTCTTCAGCATCATGGTCGACATAATACGCCGGTCAATGCCATCGTGGCCAATTCGGTTGCCGGGGGGATTGTGGCTTTTGCCTCTATTGTCGCGCCTGATACGGTCTTTTCGTTCCTGCTCAGTTGCAGCGGGGCGGTGATTCTCGTGGTGTATTCCCTGATCATGACGGCCTATATTGTCCTGCGCCGTCGGGCGCCCAGGGAGGCGCAGAAAGCGTTTTTCCATCTGCCGCTGTTTCCAGCCATCAATATTGCCTGTCTGGGCGGGGTGGTGGTGATTTTTGCTGCCATGTTCAGCAATCCCGCGCAGCGGGAAACGGCTGCTGCCAGCCTCGGCACATGCCTGCTGTTTGTCGTGATCGACATGGTGCGGCGCCGGAGGCGGCCCGCCTGATGACGATGGGCAGGCCAATACAATAAATACCATTTTATTATAAAGAAGTTTTTGGTGAAGCTTTCTGCAAAACGCTTCACCAAAGGCAGAACCCAAGGCCCTACATCAAGATGACATAATAAAAAGGCCGGGATATGCCCATATCCCGGCCCGGTCCTGATAACAGTTCAGGGGTAGACGTTAGCCCTTGAGGGCTGCGCGCACATCCGCATCGTCGCGCACGGCATCGAGCACGTCGGTCAGGCGGTCGCACAGCAGATCGACTTCTTCGGTGGTGCAGCACAGCGGCGGGGCCAGGCCGATGATGTCATCACCAAAGGCACGGAACAGCACGCCCTTTTCATAACCGATGCTCGACAGCTTGCTGGCGATCTTGAGCTTCGCATCCGGCTTGCGCTTGGTCATCTTGTCGGTAACCAGTTCGATCCCGGCCAGCATGCCGCTGATGCGCACATCGCCCACCAGCGCGTGGTTGCCCAGCGCATGCAGGCGGCGGGCCAGGTGTTCACCCGCCTTGACGCCATTGGCCAGCATGCCCTGTTCATACAGGTCCAGCACGGCCAGGCCGATGGCGGCGCTGACAGGGTGCGCGCTGTAGGTCATGCCATGGCCAACCGCAACGCCGGGGGGCGTGTTATCGCGGATGGTGGTGTAAATATCTTCAGACATGAACACGGCACCCATCGGGGCATAGCCCGATGTCAGGCCTTTGGCGACCGTCATCATGTCGGGCACCACGTTTTCGCGCTCGCAGGCAAACAGGGGGCCTGTGCGGCCAAAACCCGTAATGACCTCATCGGCCACGAACAGGATGCCCAGTTCACGGCATGTCTCGCGCATGGCCTTCATCCAGCCCGCGGGCGGCACGATCACGCCGCCCGACCCCTGAACCGGTTCGCAGAAGAAGGCCGCGACCTTGTCTGCGCCAAGTTCGGCAACCTTGGCCTTCAGCGCGGCCACGGATGCTGCCGTGACGGCGGCATCGCTATTGTCGCCGGGGTGGCGGTAGGCATAGGGGCTGGGAATATGGTGCTGCCACGACAGAGGCACATCGGCATCGCGATGGAAGGCCGCCAGCGCCGTCAGCCCCGCGCCGGTATAGGTAGAGCCGTGATAGCCGCGGGCCAGGCCAATGACATGACGGCGCTCGGGCGTGCCGCGGGCATGCTGGTAGAAACGGATGAAGCGCAGCGCGCTATCCACCGCATCCGAGCCGCCCTGCGAAAAGAAGATGCGGTTCAGGTTGCCCGGCGCGCGCGCGGCCAGTCGGCCAGCAAGCGTAATGGCGGGTTCGCTGGCAAAGCCGAAATACCCCGTGGCATAGGGCAGGCGCGCCATCTGCTCGGTCGCGGCCTCGACCACGCTCTTGCAGCCATAGCCGACATTGACGCACCACAGGCCGGAAAAGCCATCAAGCAGTTCCTTGCCGTGAATGTCCTTGAGCCAGGCGCCATGGCCTGAATGCAGGATGCGGGGACCAGCCTCTTCCTGATCTCGCCAGGAGGAAACGGGATGGATCAGGTGATCCCGATCGATGGAAATCAGTTTTTCTGGGGTCATGTCGCGCTTGGCCAAATGTTATGGAGTTTTAACAGACCTGTTGATTGTGTCATAGACCAACAGAAGATGTTACGGGAAATGCCACCACCCGGGGCAGATTATGCCGTTTCCGACATTTGAGCAGCCCATAATCCTGATGGAGCGGCATTGATTCTGGTAGTATTCTGGTCCTTGCCCGTGGGGGTCATCATCAAATTTACGTATCGTTACTGTCCAGAAGGCTTTCAATCGCCACGGCGGATTTGATGATGGGAGATTTTATGACAATATAGCTGAAATATTTTTCAATGCCGATATTACGATCAAGCATTGTTTCCACGATTTCCTGATAATGATCCACGCTTTTGGTCATGAACTTCAGCAGGTAATCATAGCCACCACTGACCAGATGACATTCCACGACGGATGAAATTTTCTGGATATAGGTTTCAAAACGGGAAAAATCATCCCGCCGGTGGTCCGATAGCGTTACTTCGGTAAAGACCGTAAGCAGGCTGCTTATTTTCTGTAAATTGATCTGTGCGCCATAACTGACAATATATCCCGCTTTTTCCAGGCGCTTGACCCTGATCAGGCACGGACTGGCCGACAGGCCCACCCGGCGTGCGAGTTCCACGTTGGTCAGTCGTCCGTTGCGCTGCAGTTGCGCAAGGATACGCAGGTCAATCCGGTCCAGTTTTGGCTGGGATATCATGTTGGCCGATTACCTTTGTCCATATAAAAACCGCTGTTGTGGCGTCGATGCGTCATGCAGCATGAAGGTGGCATGTCCGCACGGATAAGAAAAGAAGATCGCATGCTCCCAGCGCTTTATCATGCACCCTGCGCCGCGACGGGCGGCGCGTGAAGGAGGCCCGGCAATGGCACGCACGGCTGCCATCGCCGGGCCGGGTTACTGGAACCGTTTTATATGGAAGGGCTCCAGCGGAATGTCGGTGCGCCCGGTTGCAATCAAT contains:
- a CDS encoding DUF2905 domain-containing protein — translated: MPRILIAAGVLLVAAGLFWPFLSRLPFGRLPGDILIQRPNFTLYMPITSGLLISLLVSCILWLMRR
- a CDS encoding haloacid dehalogenase type II; this translates as MMKLKDFKVLTFDCYGTLIDWETGIINALTPLTSRLRTPLSRDAILQAHAKYESRQQKWTPGRPYPAILASVYRRLAEEWGVPHTISEAQDYGQSVPNWPAFPDSTEALQYLKQHFRLVILSNVDARSFSGSNARLNVVFDGIYTAEDIGSYKPSMRNFEYMLEYLADLGLGPSDVLHTAESLFHDHQPANKAGLASCWIYRRHAQDGFGATMDPGAMPNIDFRFNSMAELAEAHRKEMAEG
- a CDS encoding FAD/NAD(P)-binding protein, coding for MKSSDKRLGMGAAISRRDLIHGLGATALGAAMTRSGASQAATPESVQAALSNYAGPIADAATYPPLREGMRGAHPGAFEAAHGRRDGMAYPAPVPTGETYDLVVVGGGLSGLAAACFYRRRFGPEARVLVLDNHDDFGGHAKRNEFVSDGRTLMTTGGSAYFVAPDQWTDQAKAFVKSLGADFTIKRKETSPFAALGMRPATFLSRGSGGDGRLYPHVRFTAPTPEFLKAAHLPQRVRQDLAAVYHGTVDYMAGMTTAQKIARLQSITYKQYLLDYVKVAPESLPWLPGVWCMSKTAASAWFAYFRYAPGFSTLGVARAPYSPEAPEDEAADFHMPAGNSDLARLMVRELVPQSLPQGTWQSLETVRLRYDMLDRPKAPARIRLNSIVVRVQHVGVAPVGLFEPETRPVAVDYMRDGKCSRVMAKNVILAGNNNMIPYLCPEMPEEQKAAQHKAVRAANQITTVLIRNWEAFRKAGVTHVDTPTGFFGSFALSVPWAQDDGVPDMDPGKGVIVIFMTGTNSGILNNETMTRAIMGTDMPDNLTMQQQFRMVRMGLLQTPFAVFERAVRTQMNDALGPYGFDAARDIVGITVNRWPHGFAMAQNSLFDPPSPTGEQPCEIARRQFGRISIANSDASGQDLCNTAIDQAWRAVEEMVPHNYGYYNRI
- a CDS encoding tRNA-binding protein, whose product is MEKISWNDFEKVLIVAGTIVRVEDFPEARKPAYRIWADFGPYGELKTSAQFTKLYDRDTLVGRQVIGIINFPEKQIGPFRSQFLLSGFETPEGVVLASIERSVPNGTRLS
- a CDS encoding amino acid permease; its protein translation is MGDTAGSSYSNHALSTLRQRHVIMIALGGAIGAGLFVGSSAAIAAAGPAVLVAFVAVGLLVMLVMRMLGEMVTARPGRGSFVAYIREAHGNGAAFTAGWLYWFFWLVVLGSEAIAGAILLHESINLPVWLLATGLIVTLMVINLVAVRIFGECEFWLSMVKVVSIVVFVLVGSLAVGHVLGPPVPVVHNLLGHGGFMPHGSIAVLSIVPTVLFTMIGSEIATVAAGETAEPARNVAHVTRSLGTRLTLFYSLSIGLILMIVPWSDIVPGHSPFVMAMQAMHIPGAAAGMRIVVLTAVISCMNSSLYITSRILAELARHGDAPAALQHHGRHNTPVNAIVANSVAGGIVAFASIVAPDTVFSFLLSCSGAVILVVYSLIMTAYIVLRRRAPREAQKAFFHLPLFPAINIACLGGVVVIFAAMFSNPAQRETAAASLGTCLLFVVIDMVRRRRRPA
- a CDS encoding aminotransferase class III-fold pyridoxal phosphate-dependent enzyme translates to MTPEKLISIDRDHLIHPVSSWRDQEEAGPRILHSGHGAWLKDIHGKELLDGFSGLWCVNVGYGCKSVVEAATEQMARLPYATGYFGFASEPAITLAGRLAARAPGNLNRIFFSQGGSDAVDSALRFIRFYQHARGTPERRHVIGLARGYHGSTYTGAGLTALAAFHRDADVPLSWQHHIPSPYAYRHPGDNSDAAVTAASVAALKAKVAELGADKVAAFFCEPVQGSGGVIVPPAGWMKAMRETCRELGILFVADEVITGFGRTGPLFACERENVVPDMMTVAKGLTSGYAPMGAVFMSEDIYTTIRDNTPPGVAVGHGMTYSAHPVSAAIGLAVLDLYEQGMLANGVKAGEHLARRLHALGNHALVGDVRISGMLAGIELVTDKMTKRKPDAKLKIASKLSSIGYEKGVLFRAFGDDIIGLAPPLCCTTEEVDLLCDRLTDVLDAVRDDADVRAALKG
- a CDS encoding Lrp/AsnC family transcriptional regulator, giving the protein MISQPKLDRIDLRILAQLQRNGRLTNVELARRVGLSASPCLIRVKRLEKAGYIVSYGAQINLQKISSLLTVFTEVTLSDHRRDDFSRFETYIQKISSVVECHLVSGGYDYLLKFMTKSVDHYQEIVETMLDRNIGIEKYFSYIVIKSPIIKSAVAIESLLDSNDT